A stretch of Plasmodium vinckei vinckei genome assembly, chromosome: PVVCY_05 DNA encodes these proteins:
- a CDS encoding chromodomain-helicase-DNA-binding protein 1, putative: MTMMNNNNIVNNDNGTISITSSLLSNNDKNINIKSKLGINKNGNVGGGLHESYQKSMLSSYNMSNVSMPSMNYHGSNNVMNRYNPMNYPLQEMNPNLQMSNNNMKQNSMQGNDMLIKQNNKDQNYMYYQRNNSNNFNNMHGNFYPYMNNGFYGMSSANCYKPNSTNVANNNNTNNFNQMNGSFPYDNTIRSSVGSSTAPGGANNTISSNSNNPNFVKTLNSVNYGDNINFNSMNNILNKDSEKLDKSSQMKSLSNNMNVNNTATTSGTNNNSNNIPPYRLNSDSQLDKKNSIDDMNNNTRYHPMNMYNRMEYGYDNFKDENGVDKDKANIDKSSNSNNSNLLGDNKTNSSISNIRKGNNKDGAIGDNNNSNNDSDSYKKYKNDGDGNHNKMKDGKDSKLNDSGNSNANNSYSMFPNYNLKYPMNMNMFNNMNNFNMSNKMGINNIGGVSNMNAEGGNYQNYNLMNNMSDLSNAYNSMGKLPNVNNYNMMNMYGDSRYNNNSTNMNAGVNSNMINMNNYNNMNYMNMRLLNGRNIPNNMNNGDLSTNYMTDGMGNRIINHDLNNMSMNDGSLNNGNKYVRKTAIGKQYVTNNVASSSMKKKIEAQKDKKKKRKKKSENSLAESDEEDDNDLYINSYVKKSAPKSSGSKSWLQYDSVEDKYTEKMKRHEKNDIFISPNIGAVGGRTNLRERKRVYNYAQIDNYYETDEEDKKVDEEKNLLKQEKQSMGGIDRVIHHRRIKDWDIINSIKNNPFLFINRKKPEVSENGDSKKNENLVGSTEASSDSLNTTEAGGTEDAPDVSCHKILGGVENIEDPALDDFYEEEDIVDINEVEFLVKWIGKSHIHNFFCTYEYLRYFNGVKKVDNYIKKIRLSFQKRKYMTADEIEQEKIYSEIKKQIEMDSIHAERIVTHRKCEITNEQLFLVKWTSCAYDQCTEETRQTLLDHNFGKLIEEYFDRESKIYGAKALSSIWNRGPLTATKFDPYNETPSYLQGKKLRAYQLTGLNWMVSRMKRNLSVLLADEMGLGKTVQTIAVVGHMLYKEKLIGPYLVLVPQSTVDNWLNEFKNWLPQANVVCYHGNAVSRELIRTYELKKVYVPNRGYRYKFDVCITTPSILNSVSDVELLKRIPWQLMVVDEAHQLKNRQSKRFIELKQFMAESKLLLSGTPLHNNLEELWTLLHFLNPQQYTYYEAFQKKYNEIENTSLIGEAKQKQLMQLQHELHEVILRRVKKDVEKSLPNKVERILRVELSPIQIEYYKNILTKNYEQLAKASGGAKNSLQNICMELKKVCNHPFLCCEPIDKDEYRERLVYSSGKICLLEKLLIRLKERGNRVLIFSQMVKMLNILSEYLTLRGFKHQRLDGTMTKEMRKKAMNHFNSKNSDDFVFLLSTKAGGLGINLTSADTVIIYDSDWNPQNDLQAGARAHRIGQTKTVQIYRLVTKDSIEQTILERAKVKMVLDTLVVQGLNKKQNDNVNFIGGEGSNSSNGFTREELSKILKFGSQKLWEKNSSKYSPQDGEDGKNIIKGVDVDLDKILEEAEANETTNNANKDINSELSSLQNGSGSSFFNTNSNLFGGAAAAAAAGGGIADDLLSSYNNITEFKYEPPENLKSNILYNDSTKQGEIDIEENDKDFWDKTIPLEERLKLKKMKEEELLVHGPRKTRTRDARYNQGLYYDGGANNNNSDGDDSDEFTIKYTDKYNKNLNKKKRKRRTSTQITEKDKFRLYRSLLKFGNPTLRIDDIQFDSKLMKVDRNVILTELNIIVDTCKEIVERVGSNNGQGALANPNVKTDNDEQNEYNEDGGNSVNVKSNDMSTEIKGEKDQQAEEGNDENDKITRGKRSTRGTTVSSTGENGAGDDSKKDENNNTSSGFFSKFMKFTKGSTEPKREDEIEGKGIKAKAEDDTVKDELDDDIVKDELNDESDNNNKTKGERGRKIDAYTFYIGTNKANALDLCHRLQLFKSLHDFIKEQNNDNEYSFRLPLIPLNGANVEGGNNTAVVDAAGGNSKSDGKNDKAKSKKDDPEVTATTANTEGEEGKTSNGGEGAESSMLVDGISSGDYLKLKLPNYIFDHLRDLSTKDVKAWTKENDENLIKGVYIYGFGSFNEICVDPNLNLEHMKNIKWDKIKMRCIKILKMIEEYTSSNKDGTTGKKRRRARGKNKNNDEIKDEYGNNNTSIKLEENGGTSKGNNASGRHTNSNYGRRSSERVKAIYSQEDKETGGVLKKRAISSRKGERDNKNGTSKLENVYDINNKGGDNTLLSSSTADKRRRRGVSSKSSNVTLKNEKSNSKCVIESSECSSSNDQKSNESDDDDDDESNTNIVKRSGRSGSNRSSRMNSYENYKLTRRRSTRTRRGGNDSIVGSECINSIDPDGDDEYYNDPNDRKKLKKKKKKKDKKKKLTDEEIIEIIKNTNLREMDQHSINKLTKKPLKKYKKLLKIVKKVLSSIEMGEVEEEESEEIRKKTDELIFYIGNYIGEFFDHCADSECKDILNNSGWEYISNFMNETSENLMAKYEELKSSDLKDSNNGDITEENIISFFYSKKGSGSLYPEDDPDDGMDE; this comes from the coding sequence atgaccATGAtgaataacaataatattgttaataatgataatggGACAATAAGTATAACAAGTAGTTTATTAAGTaacaatgataaaaatattaatataaaatcaaaattgggaataaataaaaatggcaACGTTGGTGGTGGGTTGCATGAATCTTATCAGAAGTCAATGCTATcttcatataatatgagCAATGTTTCCATGCCATCAATGAATTACCATGGTAGCAATAATGTGATGAATAGGTATAATCCTATGAATTATCCATTACAAGAAATGAATCCAAATTTACAAAtgagtaataataatatgaaacaAAATTCTATGCAAGGTAATgatatgttaataaaacaaaataataaagatcaaaattatatgtattatcaaaggaataattcaaataattttaataatatgcatgGCAATTTTTACccatatatgaataatggATTTTATGGAATGTCATCAGCAAATTGCTATAAGCCCAATTCTACAAATGtagcaaataataataatacaaataattttaatcaAATGAATGGATCTTTTCCATATGATAATACAATAAGAAGTAGTGTTGGTTCTAGTACAGCTCCTGGTGGTGCTAACAATACTATTTCAAGTAACAGTAATAATCCAAATTTTGTGAAGACTTTAAACTCAGTAAATTATggtgataatataaattttaattcaatgaataatatattaaataaagattCTGAGAAATTGGATAAATCATCTCAAATGAAATCTTTATCAAATAACATGAATGTTAATAATACTGCTACTACAAGCGGTACAAATAACAACAGTAATAATATTCCTCCATATAGGTTAAACAGTGATTCACAattagataaaaaaaattctatagatgatatgaataataatacacgATACCATCCTatgaatatgtataataggATGGAATATGGTTATGACAATTTTAAAGATGAAAATGGGGTAGATAAAGATAAAGCTAATATCGATAAATCTAGCAACAGTAATAATTCTAATTTATTAGgtgataataaaacaaattctTCTATTTCTAATATTAGAAAGGGGAATAATAAAGATGGTGCGATAggagataataataatagtaataatgatTCTGattcttataaaaaatataaaaatgatggaGATGGAaatcataataaaatgaaagatGGAAAAGATAGTAAATTAAATGATTCGGGTAATAGCAATGctaataattcatattcTATGTTtccaaattataatttaaaatatccaatgaatatgaatatgtttaataatatgaataattttaatatgagCAATAAAATgggtataaataatattggtGGTGTATCTAATATGAATGCAGAAGGTGGtaattatcaaaattataatttaatgaataatatGAGTGATTTGAgtaatgcatataatagTATGGGCAAATTGCCAAATgtgaataattataatatgatGAATATGTATGGTGATAGTcgatataataataatagcacTAACATGAATGCTGGTGTTAATAgtaatatgataaatatgaataattataataatatgaattatatgaatatgaGATTATTAAATGGTCGAAATATTCCAAACAATATGAATAATGGTGATTTAAGTACAAATTATATGACCGATGGAATGGGGAATAGAATTATTAACCATGatctaaataatatgaGCATGAATGATGGAAGTTTAAACAAtggtaataaatatgtgaGAAAAACTGCTATTGGAAAACAATACGTGACTAATAATGTTGCTTCTAGCTctatgaagaaaaaaattgaagcACAAAAAGataagaagaaaaaaagaaaaaagaaaagtgAAAATAGTTTAGCCGAATCAGATGAAGAAGACGATAATgatttgtatataaattcttatgttaaaaaatcGGCACCTAAAAGTAGTGGTAGTAAAAGTTGGCTACAATACGATAGTGTTGAAGATAAATATactgaaaaaatgaaacgCCATGagaaaaatgatatttttatttctccAAATATTGGCGCAGTAGGAGGTAGAACAAATTTAAGAGAAAGGAAAAGAGTTTATAATTATGCACAAATagataattattatgaaacagatgaagaagataaaaaagttgatgaagaaaaaaatttacttAAACAAGAAAAACAAAGTATGGGAGGTATTGATCGTGTTATTCATCATAGGAGAATAAAAGATTGggatattattaatagtattaaaaataatccatttttatttataaatagaaAGAAACCTGAAGTGAGTGAAAATGGtgatagtaaaaaaaatgaaaatttagtAGGATCAACAGAAGCATCATCGGATTCATTAAATACTACAGAAGCGGGTGGAACAGAAGATGCTCCTGATGTTAGTTgccataaaatattaggAGGTGTTGAAAATATTGAGGATCCAGCATTAGACGATTTTtatgaagaagaagataTTGTAGATATAAATGAAGTTGAATTTTTAGTAAAATGGATAGGCAAATCTcatattcataattttttttgtacttatgaatatttaagATATTTTAATGGTGTAAAGAAGGttgataattatattaaaaagatTCGATTATCATttcaaaaaagaaaatatatgacaGCAGATGAGATTGAgcaagaaaaaatatattctgaaataaaaaaacaaatagaaATGGATTCAATACATGCCGAAAGAATAGTAACTCATAGGAAATGTGAGATTACAAATgaacaattatttttagtaaAATGGACAAGTTGTGCATATGATCAATGTACAGAAGAAACAAGACAAACATTATTAGATCATAATTTTGGAAAATTAATAGaagaatattttgatagagaaagtaaaatatatggtgCTAAAGCATTGTCGAGTATATGGAATAGAGGTCCATTAACTGCAACAAAATTTGATCCATATAATGAGACCCCAAGTTATTTACAaggtaaaaaattaagagCCTATCAATTAACAGGTTTAAATTGGATGGTTAGTAGAATGAAAAGAAATTTAAGTGTTTTATTAGCAGATGAAATGGGTTTAGGAAAAACTGTTCAAACAATTGCAGTAGTTGGCcatatgttatataaagaaaaattgaTAGGGCCTTATTTAGTGTTAGTACCTCAATCAACTGTTGATAATTGGCTAAACGAATTTAAAAACTGGTTGCCTCAAGCTAATGTAGTATGTTACCATGGTAATGCAGTAAGTAGAGAATTGATAAGAActtatgaattaaaaaaagtatatgtACCAAATAGAGGATATCGATATAAATTTGATGTATGTATAACAACTCCATCTATACTTAATAGTGTAAGTGATGTTGAACTTTTGAAAAGAATACCATGGCAATTAATGGTTGTTGATGAAGCAcatcaattaaaaaatcgTCAATCAAAAAGATTTATTGAATTGAAACAATTTATGGCAGAATCTAAGCTTTTGCTTAGTGGTACGCCattacataataatttggaAGAATTATGGACTttgttacattttttaaatccaCAACagtatacatattatgaagcatttcaaaaaaaatataatgagaTTGAGAATACTAGTTTAATTGGTGAAGCTAAACAAAAGCAATTGATGCAATTACAACATGAATTACATGAAGTAATTTTAAGAAGAGTAAAAAAAGATGTTGAAAAATCTCTTCCAAATAAAGTTGAAAGAATTTTACGAGTTGAATTATCACCAATACAAAtagaatattataaaaacattttaacaaaaaattatgaacaacTAGCTAAAGCATCCGGTGGTGCAAAGAATTCATTACAAAACATATGTatggaattaaaaaaagtatgtaatcatccatttttatgttgTGAGCCAATTGATAAAGATGAATATAGAGAGCGATTAGTATATTCAAGtggaaaaatatgtttattagAAAAGCTATTAATTAGATTAAAAGAACGAGGGAATCgtgttttaattttttctcaGATGGTTAAAATGTTGAATATATTGAGTGAGTATTTAACTTTAAGAGGTTTTAAACATCAAAGATTAGATGGTACAATGACGAAGGAGATGAGAAAAAAAGCTATGAATCATTTTAATAGTAAGAATTCTGAtgattttgtatttttattatctacAAAAGCTGGAGGATTAGGAATTAATTTAACATCTGCCGATAcagttattatatatgactCTGATTGGAATCCACAAAATGATTTACAAGCTGGTGCTAGAGCACATCGTATAGGACAAACAAAAACAGTGCAAATATATCGTTTAGTAACAAAAGATTCAATTGAGCAAACCATTTTAGAAAGGGCAAAGGTGAAAATGGTTTTAGATACATTAGTTGTTCAAggattaaataaaaaacaaaatgataatgtaaattttattgGAGGAGAAGGTAGTAATTCTTCTAATGGTTTTACAAGAGAAgaattatcaaaaattCTTAAATTTGGTTCTCAAAAATTATGGGAAAAGAATAGTTCGAAATATTCACCACAAGATGGAGAggatggaaaaaatattataaaaggTGTTGATGTTGATTTAGATAAGATTTTGGAAGAAGCAGAAGCTAATGAGACGACTAATAATGcaaataaagatataaattCTGAATTAAGTAGTTTACAAAATGGTTCTGGTAgtagtttttttaatactaaTAGCAATTTGTTTGGTGGTGCCGCTGCTGCTGCTGCTGCTGGTGGAGGAATTGCTGATGATTTATTAAgttcatataataacattACTGAGTTTAAATATGAGCCTcctgaaaatttaaaaagcaatatattatataatgattCAACAAAACAAGGTGAAATAGATATAGAGGAGAATGATAAAGATTTTTGGGATAAAACAATACCTTTAGAAGAACGattgaaattaaaaaaaatgaaagaagAAGAGTTATTAGTGCATGGTCCTAGAAAAACCCGAACCCGAGATGCTAGATATAACCAAGGATTATATTATGATGGTGGagcaaataataataatagtgatGGAGATGATAGTGATGAATTTACAATTAAATATactgataaatataataagaatttaaataaaaagaaacgAAAAAGAAGAACATCAACACAAATTActgaaaaagataaattcCGTTTGTATAGGtctttattaaaatttggtAATCCAACATTACGTATTGATGATATACAATTTGATTCCAAATTAATGAAAGTCGATAGAAATGTAATTTTAACTGagttaaatattattgtagATACATGTAAAGAAATAGTAGAAAGAGTAGGTAGCAATAATGGTCAAGGAGCTTTAGCTAACCCGAATGTAAAAACTGATAATgatgaacaaaatgaatataatgaagATGGTGGAAATTCGGTAAATGTAAAGAGTAATGATATGAGTACGGAGATAAAAGGAGAGAAAGATCAACAAGCTGAAGAGGgtaatgatgaaaatgataaaattacaAGAGGAAAAAGAAGTACTAGAGGCACTACAGTTTCATCTACTGGTGAAAATGGAGCAGGTGATGATTCTAAGAaggatgaaaataataatacgaGTAGTGGGTtcttttcaaaatttatgaaattTACAAAAGGTAGCACTGAACCTAAAAGGGAAGATGAAATAGAAGGAAAGGGAATCAAAGCAAAAGCTGAAGATGATACAGTTAAAGATGAATTAGATGATGATATAGTGAAAGATGAATTAAATGATGAaagtgataataataataaaacaaaaggTGAAAGAGGAAGAAAGATAGatgcatatacattttatattggTACTAACAAAGCTAATGCTTTAGATTTATGTCATAGATTACAGTTATTTAAAAGTTTACATGATTTTATAAAggaacaaaataatgataatgaatataGTTTTAGATTACCGTTAATACCTCTAAATGGTGCAAATGTTGAAGGTGGAAATAATACCGCTGTAGTTGATGCTGCAGGAGGTAATAGTAAAAGCGATGGAAAGAATGATAAAgcaaaaagtaaaaaagaCGACCCTGAAGTAACTGCTACTACTGCAAATACAGAAGGAGAAGAAGGAAAAACTTCTAATGGAGGTGAAGGTGCAGAATCATCTATGCTTGTTGATGGTATATCCTCTGgtgattatttaaaattaaaattaccaaattatatatttgaccATTTGAGAGATTTATCTACAAAAGATGTAAAAGCATGGactaaagaaaatgatgagaatttaataaagggagtttatatatatggttTTGGTTcatttaatgaaatatgTGTCGATCCgaatttaaatttagagcatatgaaaaatataaaatgggataagataaaaatgcgatgtataaaaatattgaaaatgataGAGGAATACACTTCTAGTAATAAGGATGGAACAACTGGTAAGAAACGACGACGAGCTagaggaaaaaataaaaataatgatgaaataaaagatgagtatggtaataataatacatcaATTAAATTGGAAGAGAATGGTGGAACAAGTAAAGGGAACAATGCAAGTGGTAGACATACTAATAGTAACTACGGTCGAAGGAGTAGTGAACGAGTTAAAGCTATTTATTCACAAGAAGATAAAGAAACTGGAGgagtattaaaaaaacgaGCAATATCTTCGAGAAAGGGAGAAagagataataaaaatgggaCATCTAAATTAGAGAATGTATatgatattaataataaaggaGGGGataatacattattatcatcatcAACAGCTGATAAAAGAAGGAGAAGAGGTGTTTCATCGAAATCTTCAAATgtaacattaaaaaatgaaaaatcaaATAGCAAGTGTGTTATTGAATCTTCTGAATGTTCTTCTTCAAACGACCAAAAAAGTAATGAAAGTGATGATGATGACGATGATGAGAGCAATACTAATATTGTAAAAAGATCGGGTCGTAGTGGTAGTAACAGAAGTAGTAGAATGAATtcatatgaaaattataaattaactAGACGTAGAAGTACTAGAACCCGTAGAGGAGGTAATGATTCCATTGTGGGAAGTGAATGTATAAATTCAATTGATCCCGATGGAGATgatgaatattataatgatCCAAATGatcgaaaaaaattaaaaaaaaaaaaaaaaaaaaaagataaaaaaaaaaagttaacagatgaagaaattatagaaataattaaaaatacaaatttaagAGAAATGGATCAACatagtataaataaattaacaaaaaaacctttgaaaaaatataaaaaattattaaaaatagtaaaaaaggTATTATCATCAATTGAAATGGGAGAAGTTGAGGAAGAAGAATCTGAAGAAATTCGTAAAAAAACGGATGaacttatattttatattggTAACTATATTGGTGAATTTTTTGATCACTGTGCAGATAGTGAATGtaaagatatattaaataattcggGTTGGGAATATATATCTAATTTTATGAATGAAACAAGTGAAAATTTAATGGCAAAATATGAAGAATTAAAATCGTCAGACTTAAAAGATAGTAATAATGGTGATATAacagaagaaaatataatttcattCTTTTACTCTAAAAAAGGTTCGGGTTCACTATATCCTGAAGATGATCCAGATGATGGAATGGATGAATAA
- a CDS encoding RNA-binding protein, putative produces the protein MFLKIFENRKYANGLKKLHNTNKMCVTYLLKDNFPFFKTIRGFSEYSQIEEDKVNLPRIKLRGLPFDVSEDEIKNFFSAFKLSNQKNPIHIIKGIKDKPTGHAYVYFDDSEEARNACQHLNRKFLRNRYIEIYIDYVYNHNLAPIKEHVTTLMRDRYRKDNQ, from the coding sequence atgtttttaaaaatatttgaaaatagaaaatatgCGAATggtttgaaaaaattgcaTAACACAAACAAAATGTGTGTTACTTATTTACTTAAGGATaatttccctttttttaaaaccaTACGAGGGTTTAGTGAATATAGTCAAATAGAAGAAGATAAAGTTAATTTACCTAGAATAAAACTACGAGGATTACCATTTGATGTTTCTgaagatgaaataaaaaatttttttagtgcttttaaattatcaaaCCAGAAAAATccaattcatataattaaagGAATAAAAGATAAGCCCACGGGGCACgcatatgtttattttgatGATAGTGAAGAAGCAAGAAATGCTTGTCAACATTTAAATAGAAAATTTTTGAGAAATAGATATATTGAAATATACATAGATTATGTATACAATCACAATTTAGCCCCGATCAAGGAGCATGTAACAACATTAATGAGAGACAGGTACAGAAAAGACAACCAATAA